Proteins from a genomic interval of Bacillota bacterium:
- a CDS encoding prepilin-type N-terminal cleavage/methylation domain-containing protein: protein MGVFAKRVRNEKGFTLVELLVVVAIIAILAAVLLPQLMGYTTKARVSRTMSDLATMRSVVEAYCADEGKGSYPAPDNTATNPNGIAAVLVAHGVKWTGDATGIKDPWGSPYSYDAPTTGSNYLSFILVSPGPDKTVGSPDDVYCTNQQAPVQGDPTAASPPLGATKVASAQ, encoded by the coding sequence ATGGGCGTGTTTGCGAAGCGGGTGCGCAATGAGAAGGGCTTCACCCTGGTCGAACTCCTCGTGGTGGTGGCCATCATCGCCATCCTGGCCGCGGTGCTCCTGCCCCAGCTCATGGGGTACACCACCAAGGCCCGGGTGTCGCGGACCATGTCCGACCTCGCCACCATGAGGAGCGTTGTGGAGGCATACTGCGCCGATGAGGGCAAGGGCTCGTACCCGGCACCTGACAACACGGCAACGAACCCGAACGGCATCGCGGCCGTGCTCGTGGCCCACGGGGTCAAGTGGACGGGCGACGCGACGGGGATCAAGGACCCCTGGGGCAGCCCGTACTCTTACGACGCCCCGACCACCGGGAGCAACTACCTGTCATTCATCCTGGTGAGCCCGGGACCTGACAAGACGGTGGGCAGCCCGGATGACGTTTACTGCACCAACCAGCAGGCTCCGGTGCAGGGCGACCCCACCGCGGCCAGCCCGCCGCTCGGGGCCACCAAGGTGGCATCCGCGCAGTAG